A part of Kitasatospora acidiphila genomic DNA contains:
- the ftsY gene encoding signal recognition particle-docking protein FtsY yields MEYVILAVVIAVIAVGAVAGLVVSGRRRKELPPKSTTTIAPPAPKAEAPAPQAEEPHVGDEAAPPREAPAQTVEEVELPAEPVEVTPEQVTEAPALEVPEPTAGRLVRLRSRLSRSQNALGKGLLTLLSRDRLDEDTWEEIEDTLLTADIGVAPTQELVERLRTRVKVLGTRSPDELRGLLRDELVELIGADTDRSLHTAKQEDGRPAVLLVVGVNGVGKTTTSGKLGRVLVADGRTVVLGAADTFRAAAADQLQTWGERVGARTVRGPEGGDPASVAFDAVKEAIAEGADTVLIDTAGRLHTKTGLMDELGKVKRVVEKHGPVNEVLLVLDATTGQNGLVQARVFAEVVDITGIVLTKLDGTAKGGIVVAVQRELGVPVKLIGLGEGADDLAPFEPGAFVDALIGD; encoded by the coding sequence GTGGAATACGTGATCCTTGCCGTAGTCATCGCCGTGATCGCCGTTGGTGCGGTTGCCGGCCTCGTCGTCAGTGGCAGACGACGTAAGGAACTGCCCCCGAAGTCCACGACGACCATCGCGCCGCCGGCGCCCAAGGCCGAGGCGCCCGCGCCGCAGGCCGAGGAGCCGCACGTCGGCGACGAGGCCGCGCCGCCGCGCGAGGCGCCGGCGCAGACCGTCGAGGAGGTCGAGCTCCCGGCCGAGCCGGTCGAGGTCACCCCCGAGCAGGTCACCGAGGCCCCCGCGCTGGAGGTGCCGGAGCCGACCGCCGGCCGGCTGGTGCGGCTGCGCTCGCGGCTGTCGCGCTCGCAGAACGCGCTCGGCAAGGGCCTGCTGACCCTGCTCTCCCGGGACCGCCTCGACGAGGACACCTGGGAGGAGATCGAGGACACCCTGCTCACCGCCGACATAGGAGTGGCCCCCACCCAGGAGCTGGTCGAGCGGCTGCGCACCCGGGTGAAGGTGCTCGGCACCCGCAGCCCCGACGAGCTGCGCGGTCTGCTGCGCGACGAGCTGGTCGAGCTGATCGGTGCCGACACCGACCGCTCGCTGCACACCGCCAAGCAGGAGGACGGCCGTCCCGCGGTGCTCCTGGTGGTCGGCGTCAACGGTGTCGGCAAGACCACCACCTCCGGCAAGCTCGGCCGGGTCCTGGTGGCCGACGGCCGCACGGTGGTGCTCGGCGCGGCCGACACCTTCCGCGCCGCCGCCGCCGACCAGCTGCAGACCTGGGGCGAGCGGGTCGGTGCCCGCACGGTGCGCGGCCCGGAGGGCGGCGACCCGGCCTCGGTCGCGTTCGACGCGGTCAAGGAGGCGATCGCCGAGGGCGCCGACACGGTGCTGATCGACACCGCCGGCCGGCTGCACACCAAGACCGGCCTGATGGACGAGCTCGGCAAGGTCAAGCGGGTGGTGGAGAAGCACGGCCCGGTGAACGAGGTGCTGCTGGTGCTGGACGCCACCACCGGGCAGAACGGCCTGGTGCAGGCCCGGGTCTTCGCCGAGGTGGTGGACATCACCGGCATCGTGCTGACCAAGCTGGACGGCACCGCCAAGGGCGGCATCGTGGTCGCGGTGCAGCGCGAGCTGGGCGTGCCGGTCAAGCTGATCGGCCTGGGCGAGGGCGCCGACGACCTGGCGCCGTTCGAGCCGGGTGCCTTCGTGGACGCGCTGATCGGCGACTGA
- a CDS encoding bifunctional DNA primase/polymerase, whose amino-acid sequence MDNLFGDLRFGVRRRSRATACRAAAEYAGRWGWAVALGGPARVPAGPCRCGRPHCAAPGLHPLPGEPARELAPGATPHEVCALWDGKRDGAVLLPTGRSFDVLDVPEPAGLHALVRLERMGTQVGPVLASATGRLLFFVAQGTADKLPDLLYRMGWDDAALDLACHGAGGYLTAPPTALPGQGAVRWLRPPCRESAVRPPQARLLLGTLAYACHRGRQRRLAAEPAWLAS is encoded by the coding sequence ATGGACAACCTGTTCGGCGATCTGAGGTTCGGCGTCCGCCGCCGCAGCCGCGCCACCGCGTGCCGGGCCGCGGCCGAGTACGCCGGCCGCTGGGGCTGGGCGGTGGCGCTCGGCGGACCCGCCCGGGTGCCGGCCGGACCGTGCCGCTGCGGCCGGCCGCACTGCGCCGCCCCCGGACTGCACCCGCTGCCCGGCGAGCCGGCCCGCGAGCTGGCGCCCGGCGCCACCCCGCACGAGGTGTGCGCGCTCTGGGACGGCAAGCGGGACGGCGCGGTGCTGCTGCCCACCGGGCGCTCCTTCGACGTGCTCGACGTGCCCGAGCCGGCCGGACTGCACGCCCTGGTCCGGCTGGAGCGGATGGGCACCCAGGTCGGCCCGGTGCTGGCCTCCGCCACCGGCCGGCTGCTGTTCTTCGTCGCCCAGGGCACCGCGGACAAGCTGCCCGACCTGCTCTACCGGATGGGCTGGGACGACGCCGCGCTGGACCTGGCCTGCCACGGCGCCGGCGGCTACCTCACCGCGCCGCCCACCGCGCTGCCCGGCCAGGGCGCGGTGCGCTGGCTGCGCCCGCCGTGCCGGGAGAGCGCGGTCCGCCCGCCGCAGGCCCGGCTGCTGCTCGGCACCCTGGCCTACGCCTGCCACCGCGGCCGGCAGCGCCGGCTGGCCGCCGAGCCGGCCTGGCTCGCCTCCTGA